In Neodiprion virginianus isolate iyNeoVirg1 chromosome 6, iyNeoVirg1.1, whole genome shotgun sequence, the genomic window ttccggTCACTGAATGTAGCGTGCCGTTTTATCAAGCTCAGTGGTGggataataacaatactatAGACagatacatacacatatatccagtgaattttaatttcaagtaatcCGTTGTAATTGTTTCCACCTATCTCTTCTAATGCTATTTTGGTATTTAAATTCGGCGCgtaacgtaattttttttttttacacatccATATCCATGGTTCGACAGGACACGTTAAAACAGTAGCTACCTTCTGTTTCTTCTAAGTATGTTTTATTACGTCGTCTGACAGATTGAATGAGTTATTTTTATGCTTCTAAACTACAGAAAATTGATCAAATCATTTGAAATGTAAACGTACATGAATGTGGTGAGACAGTGAtctaaattttataaatgtaaATTGACGTCTTTGACAATTGAGTAATATtctttgacttttttttaactttgccTATAGTGCCTATGTACATTCAGCATTGCGTATAAACATTGTTTATATAAGCGCTGTGTTACCACCCGTAACTCAGTGACAGGGTGGCGACAGACTGAGATTAGTCATGGAATTTAGTAATTCGTGAAAAGTCGGGGAACTTTATTTCAGTAAAATTGGCGCTATCCTGAGTGATTACTAatcaaataaatcaataacTTCTCTAAAACTGTTTGTGCGataataaattgcaaaattattcgttaaaaaaatgtaaagttTGATCACAAAgataataatacataaatgctacgaaatattttggatgaaaaatttggataacTATATTGACTGCAGAAAAAATGTGAGATTTGGTTTTTAAATTCAGTGCACTTCGATAAAACAAGCGCTTTCAATGTATTTCATTACTTTAAAACGAATGTGTATTAGTTAGCTTGACATAGAAGCAGAGAGAATGGAATGAAAGAACGGATCGTATATTAatgacgaagaaaagaaactacTGAAACACGATTGAGAATACAGAGCCATGTGGCAGTCAACTCGTAGGTATGATTAAAGTAATATGGATGTTAATTGATGCATAGTTGGTATGCTTCCGTACATTGGAATGTGCTACTAGTTTTCGTCCTTTTTATTCCAATATAACATACATGCCCTATATCAAAGTTTTGTATTGGCCACAAAGAGTGTAGTGTAAGTGTGGACCGCGGCCTTAAAACCTGTTTGTGGCAATGCTGGAATAGTGTGCAGTGGCGGGTGATTCTGACAATGAGAGTTTGAGCATTAGGAGCCGGAGTTACACAAATTTACGTTCAGAACTTGATATGTAACGTTAACTGGACTACACAACGGACTATATACACAAAGTCAGTCTGCTGTGAACTTTGTGAATGATGTAAATGAAGATATCATTAAATAATATCGTGTAAGAGTGCATagtcgttattattattattattattactactactactactactattactactattaatattattatgaacatattattgtaacaaacaaaaaaaatatgaaaagaaatagatccttaaatatatatatatatatatatatagtatgaaataaattgaacacAGTGTAGCCTGCAGCCAcatatacaaatattacatACACACTTACATACGAGTATACGTGATACTACTAATTATACTTTCTTTTCGAAAGTATTATATCATTATTCGTATTCTCAGTTTTGCTTGCACAATTTAGGAGATTGATAAATCTCGCGAAGTcaaaaaaagcgaaaaaaaaaggaatataCTCATATATAGATATGAATATAACCTTCGACTTTTATTATCTATGTGTAATATACGAAATTCATAAACCTAGGTGTGACGATCGGATGTTATTCATCTTGTATTTTAAACGTGGTCGCGCCTCATTTTTTCTCCCAAGTAAAAGGATCTTATTTACGCGACctttgattatatttttcgtaaatataacgataggaaaaattttatacactttTACCAAActttaaattaatatattttgaaaaatatgaccGACATGTACACGTGTTTTACATTTCTtcgtatataaattattacgCGTTAGCTAAATTACTGATTGGACCGAAATATCAACGATTAATTTCGAAATAGTTTTATGCGCTAttaacattaaaaaaaaaaacgtataagAATACTTTGATTCTATTTATTGGAAGGAAAAACACAGAATTGAAATTCTTGCGAATTTTAAATTCACACTTggataaataatcaattcatCCATTTGGATTAGAATTATTTAATGTTGGAAGCAAACCAGTACTGTGAGGAGTTTCTTAGCTGCTATAGAGCTATGCGTTGTATTTTTCTCTATGATTGATACAAGTACAGAATCATTCTCCCATATTACATTAAATAATTTAGTTGCAATATGCAATAAAACACacaataaatacatttttcatcacatGTAGTAATGATTAGCAAAATTGAGACAGAATATGGAGTGATTAAATGACGCAGGGAATCCGATATTCTCTTCATATTTTCACGAATGCATCATgttgttaattaatttaccATTTAAACTTTTACTTGCCAAACAGACTAAGGAAAACGATTATTAAGTGGATTATTTGGTGCTGTGTAATTACAGTGAATATATTTCCTTCcttatttcattattattattactattgtttttattactactactactactactactattattattatgattatgattattattattgtttacatttttttagtGGTTTAAAATTTGTGATAACTTTGTCAAGACGTCACttgagaactttttttttacccaaataCATCGCGATATATCTTGTCGGTCAGTCTGTCTGAGATTGATTTTAGTTTTACTTACTCACTTTCTTCCTACAGATTCCACTATCCTATCTATTAACAGTTTCTTTgcgttaataaatatttcttatcGCCGAACTAATCGGGGCCGATTTTTCAAGTAGATATGCTTCATTTCTTTTTACCaagtgaaaattgttttccagCGTTTCATATGGTTAACTTGCACGTAATAATTGAAGCATGTtactttcgatattttttttcaattaataaataataattgataaactGTGAGTCGGGACAGTAAGCACGCATGTACATGATACACAATATAAATATGCacataagaaaaaatttggaacgtttaaaataattgaaatattaatatataaatagATATCTGATAATCTTGGTTGTTACGGTTGTTGATGTTATAGCTTGTTTTtgaagtgagaaaaaatatttaaaaaataattatcatacgtcaattattatttacacgcaagttcaaaaaaaaaaaagaggaaatgAAGACTAAACAAAAGATGTTATGTCGAATTATTGTTTGCATAATAATTTCCCTCATTTGAGTCATACATAATTCGATATTTATAGAcgtaactaacaataagagtAACTACAAAAATGGTTCGTTCAATGTAACATATACTTTTTCACTGTCGAGATAGGACTCCAGAAAtgatttctcgaaaatagAAGGATACTATCCAATCGTATCATGATTCGGAAAGTCTGATAAATTGGATGGACCAATCACAGGTGTATtgtcaatatattttttaatccaCGTAGCGTAGGCCGAAACctaaagaaaatcaaaaaatgataaaacaaagATAGCGATTATTCCCATAATCTCAGAGCAAATTGATGAATTGTCGTGGCGAAGAAAAGACGGTCACCTTTGTGAATATGGTGTAATAATTTGGATCGCAAAAGCTGGTCCCTAAACGTCTCGGGCTGATGGAAACAACGCCGTGTATTTCCCAGCGCGTAGAATTTGGCTTAGGAAGAAACAAACCGCCGCCGCTATCCCCGTTGCAGACCCCCGTTCCGTTTCCCCATCCCGCACAGAACGATGTGTACGTTATGTACTTCCGGAAATCCCTCTTTTGCTTTTGGTAACACTTTTCGTTTGAAACTATCTCCACGGACGCCATCCTAAGCGATGCACCGAACGTGTCGTTTTCGGTTATTCCCATGCCTGCAATATAAATAAGGACTAAGCTCCACTTTCATACTCCTCCGATTGTTTTCATAACTAAggtaatttcatttttgagGAAGTTCGCGTTCAAACTGATTTACGAAGATTGATTATGTCTTGAAACGAACTTCAACCGTCGATTGACTCGAAAAAATCTCGCGCCCATTTCAGTGACGAAACTCCGAACATTTTATCAGAGCTTTCGTTTGCTCGTAAACTCACCGATCACCAGTCCAATAGCACCGTCTCTTTGTACCACGTCATTGGCATCGGTCCAATCAATGCAGACTGGTTTGACGCACGAATTAATTACCACCGGTTTTTTCAGGACCAATATAGCAAGGTCCGAGCCGTAGTTTCCTTCGCGGTCCTGATAGGAATACTGCAATTCGATATTTTCTACATCGAAGACCTGCGTATCTTCTCCTTGGCCATCGAAATCGCTCGAGAAACCACAGAGGACGACTTTCAAGAGATCAACATCGCTTTGCCACACGCAATGGCCAGCCGTGAGAACCAAACGTTCCGCGATCAGAGTTCCGCCGCAGAAAAAACTCGGCTTTCCATtctcgaatgaaaataatgcaGCATGCCACGGAAGATGATCGCTCAAAGACGCCTCCCATCCGTTAACTATCAATGGCAGAACTGAAAATACCATGGGAATGAAATACCGAAAAGCCATTGAGCCGAGCTGTGAGGATTGATCATTAATTGTTCgcctgaaaaattttacccgaCAGATCTCGATTTCCGCACTCCGGTTTACAGCTAAGATGCTTTCGACTCCATGTCCCGTCATGCAAACACGTAGCGTGAGATGCTCCGGCTTCGGGTTCGTAGTAAATTGGACATTCCAAGAAAGCCTGAGTGCCTACAGGAACGTAACGATCGCAAGGTATCCATCCTTCACGAGGACCCCATTTCACTTCGCACCTTTTAACCGCACCAGGCGCAGCTAAAGGTGGGCAAGTTATACTCCCACTTTCTGAAAAATTCCGACTACTATTCATCCGCGATAATATGCCCGCAGGAGTGatataaaatgaagaaaagcTGACCCGTGGGACACGTTGGGATCGAAGGTGTCCATTCGTTGTCTTCGCAGAAGACTGTGCCGGGGCCTTCGAGGGATCCTTCGATGTCGCAGAAGTATTCGAGCTTCGTTAATTCCGCGACAACTTCGCCTGGTCGACAGTCCGGACAGCCTGAAACTCTGTAGTGGGTTCCAGGTTTCGTAGGTGGCAAGCGGCAAGCTCCTTCCGGCAAACTGACGCCGCATATTTTCTCGTCTTCGTCGCTCCAATCGTGACAGTTTTGCTCGAAGTTACACTTTTTGCTCTCCGGTATGCAACCACCGTAGGAACACCGGAAGAACCCTGGTAGGCACCTGACCAGATGGATATTTACGGTGTCAAAAGTACTTTGGAAGTCGGAACTTGTCAATACTGAAACCCCAACAGCTCGGCTGCGGATAGATACCTACGTGTGCATGCTGCACCGTTCGATGTCTTCATCCGAACCATCCCTACACTGGTGACTTCCGTCGCACACTTTATTATTAGGTATGCACTGCCCACCGCTTCCGCAGGTGAATTCTTGGTCGCTGTCGGTAGAAGAGATTGAGAACAGAGTAGGTATACAATGCCGGTTCTGAATACAGATTCCCATATCGACATTTACCGACACTTAGCCAAGGCACAAACCTTTTTCTAGAATTCAAGTCAGCCAGAGTGGGGATATTCGCCACCGTCGAATATCCCAGAAAAAGGTTTGTGTTTTGGCTAAGTGTCGGTAAATGTCGGTATGGGAATATGTATCCAGAACCGGTCTTGTATTCCTACTCAAAGGCTTAATTGGAAGTTTGTGCAAACTTCAATCGATGGATTCCAATGAGATTCCTGTACCTGCACTTATATCCCTTGCATTCGGAGCCGCGGCAATTCATCGCTCTGCAAGTAGCCGGGTCTTCGTCAGTCGCATCGATGCAGTCCTTGGTACCGTCGCACATGACTTCCTGGTGAACGCATCCACCGTAAGAGCAGTGATAGGTGTGCGATGGGCACGGATGGCCGAGACAAGTTGTGGCGTTCTCGTCGCTGCCATCCCGACAGTCCGAATAGCCGTTGCAAATATCTTTTAGCGGAATGCACTCGGGAGAATCGACGCATTGAAACTCACGATCGGTGCAAATTTCGGCTACGTTGCAGCGCGTCTCGTCGCTACCGTCCGCACAATTTTCAATCCCATCACATCGAGATCCCCGGGGTATACATGCTCCGTAGGCACACCGGAAGGTGGAGATTGGACATCTGCACCGAACgctcagaatttttcaaacggtaaaaatgaatacatgGCCAGAAAAAACCGTGTGACAAAGACAGCAATATTTTGTTTGTCGGTATTTTTACCTTTTCTAATTGTTTTGAAAGATTTagcatttttgcaaaattcttTGGGCGGAGCACAACGGTCGATTGCGTGCTAAATTATACGGCATTCAAAATTTAGAACTTGTATTTATCAATTGGTGAAATTCTTACACGACGTGACGACAAAGTTTTCGAGTTTCATCGGAAACGTCATGGCAATCAGGTTTTCCATCGCAGACTCGGGCGAGAAGAATTTCGGATCCATCAACGCAGACGAATGACGAGGGTCCTTCCGGCACTTCCTTCACCGCGTTATAAGCTTAAACGGGGATGAATGACGTCACGAATTTACGGCGATACCATTAACATTAAATATTGACACAGTTGCTCGAGACGTACGTGCATCTGTCCAAAGAATCGGTTCGAACGGACGGCACTAAACATTATCTTATGCCCTATAGAACATGTCGCATGTAGATGCCAGTCTAAGTATGCACCGAGGTTATTTCGATAACCTTCCTCATCTATATTCAATGCGTATGTACACAACGTACAAACGATTTAGCGTTGCGTCTAATTTGGAATTGTAGGTTTCCTTgcttaataataattcgtgaTATCTTACCAGAAGATACAGAGCAGGTAGAAATGGCCAGCAGAACGCGCAACATTTTtgattgatttgaaaacaaGCCGCGGTTACTGCTGGCtttatatatatctatttCTGGCGTTACAGCGTACtggtacgtataatatgtcGGATGTAGTCAACGCGCGACCCGTTGAAAATCTAATGGAAACTTGGTTGTTCTTTGGCATTATATTCAGACGAGACTAATCGTCGCTTTCACGGAAAATTGTGCTTTTGTTCAGTATATAATGCAAAAGTATGCCGCTTATTATCACGTCACATTTCCGTGTCGAGTGTCCAGACACTTTGTGGAGTTGGTGATATAGTAAAGTATTAAAACGATGGGTTTTCCTGTGATCGGTGTGGTTCGATAATGTGAAACGTTTATTCAATTGCGAATAAAATTAGCCCGCTTCGATGATTATGCAAAAAAACGTTtgtcaaataaaattctaagTACAAAAACAAAGGaacataatataattttttatcgtcatcTACAATCCCCGGAAAAccagaaaataaatatggaacTCAGATAAAATTCAGCAAGATCTTTCCGCGCCTGGTTGACTATTCTTATCTTTCTCCGTACGAATAGAATAAACACATTGTCATCTAAAAACCTTCCTTCAAACAAATGTAACAGGCAGACTAACGATCTCGAAATTGAAGTGACAAATAGACTTTCCTTTTGTCTGCAGAAAAGTAGCCGGCAATGAAAAGAACGTTATAGGAAaatatcaagatgattccTTATCATCATCATTGGTGCTAAATCACAGATATCAAGTTATAAGTCCTATTTGCAGACAGCTTATCAAGAATAATGCCGAGCGATTTAGGAAACACTGAAAATTGTTCTTTAATTGGAATTTGCATTACATGAGAAGGTAAATTAGATACCCGTcatggaattttataattttttactcatgTGTAAACTGGAGGACAATTCGACTAGTAAAGTGGAAGTTAAAGACTACATGATCTCATTTTCTTCTCTACAGTTCATAAATGTGTTCTGGATAATCCAGCTGTTGCCAATTAGTCGTCAAAGGTCTCAACGTATACCGAGTGTGCggtaataataacgataaaataaaatttcaacgccGACAGGCCAAATATTGTAATGTCAGAAATACACATCCATACGATTATCAGTCGGTGCCGAGATTACGGCGATTGGTGAAGATGAAAAATCCGAGTTAAACGGTGAAGCAAGGGTCTGTAAGGCGTCATCGTTTTTCAAAGGAAAAACGCCTCGTCAAATCGAGGTTTCTAGGAACGATTTTGTGAGAAATAGGGGCCGCGTATCTGCGTTTTGTACGCCTGTATAATATCGCGAGCGCGAATCGTAACGTGAAGCTTTATCTGTATCGATGTacaggtaggtaggtaggtaggtaggtatgttTCACGCGGCGAGTTACGTACGCGCCTGTTGCTCGGGAGTGTGAGCCACGTTATCATTAGTTTATCTAAAAGGAAGAGGTACCTCGGCACACCTAGTTTTCGACTGGTCAGCGGCAAAAACGCCCGATTTTCGTTGCGGATCGCGTTTAACTCCGCCTGAAAGACTTTCGGCATTTTTTATATCCAGTTAAGCATAGGATGAGGGCTGTGTACCTCGTGTTTCTGTTCCTCGGCGCTGTCGCAGCACAAGAAAAATGTGAGTCAGTAACATTACGTACATCGTATAACGAAAAATTAGAGGATAACTGAGGGAATTGGCATGGCCAAATGTGACTGACATGTATGGCTGTAATTTCGTCTCAATTTATCGtcttcgactttttttttcaaggctCGTCCTTGCTATTTATTTGCCTAATTCCGACGTGAACGTGAAGTGAGAATTTCACTGCTTTACTTAACGCTaaatctttcgaaatttctGTCAATTAGTAACACGAGTGTCTGTATAGTCATCGAATGCAGGTTCGTCTTGTTATAATCCAGGGGGTTGAAGACGGGATCCtttgatttcatttgttgTTTTAGGGATTGTTTATAGTGGATGAAATTCAGTATGGATAATACCGGTAAGGAGGATTTTGTTAATACTATAGAATACAAGAGCAAGAACCTTGAGCTACATACCTCATTTACACATGCACCGTGTAACGTTAATTAACAATTACACGGAGCCGcgttttatcaatttcagCTATAACATCGCATTGGCAGTATAATCTATATCGATAAATGATGACTATATCTTGCGTAACTCGTTGAATTAAGGCACAGATACTTgtgttattatcattgttacaATACGGAGACTTGAGACGCCGGACCCGGTGAGAACAATAACAATCAGTAATAATGCCACAATGGAAGTTACATCAACATCGTgtgtacaataataaaatacgctgCATGGTCTAGACTTAAAACGCAATGTGCACTATGCAAGTTTGCCGCTATTGTTTCGGCACAGAAGTAATGTATTTTCGgttgaattgattttcaaacataCACGGcagtaaaaattgttgatcTTTTAAACGCAAcgcagtaatttttttttttttttttatcacctaTTCTTAGCTAGTCAGATGCGAGATGCGTGAACGAATTGCTCTTTCAACGAAACCTGAATCACGTAATATCTTTCATCGGAAAGAAAGATTATAGCCTTTAAAAGATGGTGGAATTTCTGATACCCAGATTTTTCGACAAATTGTGCTAATGAATATCACTCAATCTATACAACTGGCTAAATCTACTTGCAAACATGAAGGCAATTCATTGAGAGTTTCATGCAAATTCTTTCGACAAGTATAGTTGTGAATTTCAATATCCGCACAATAGCGAGTTCAATGtcaaagtattttttaatctGAACGGCGAAAAGCCAGGTAGCCCGGGAATATGAAGCAGCGTAAGGTGTAAAAAGTGTAGACGCAATGAAAAAATCCATCGATTTCTCATAATCCTGCACAGATTTCATACACGATAAATTTATAACTTGACCCAAAGATAAACTAGCCTGACCGCTTTTAGGCTCACGGATATCAAATTGATCGTGGCATAGCGATTAGGAACAAATAGTCAAAGTTCTATCGGATCTACAATGTTACGTGATTTTCTTCTCAGACTTGAATAGTCGACTTGGTAATTCTTCCTTAATTGGTATCTGCATCTTTCTCCAACTTATATATATCTAGGCAAGATGAATAGCTActttacaaaatacaaaaataaacattcaACGTACGTCAGAAGCGACATTTAATTGGTACATAAATTACTCCTTATCACTTCACGTATTTAATCAGGTGACAAAATCACGCGCTGAATGAGGAGCCAATCTACTCGATGGCATCTTTACAGATTTGCTGCACTGAAAAATACACGACAttgaaatttcagtttttgcATCTTAATTTATAGCTTTTGCTAATTTTGCAGTAAGTCATTCCCAGGTTCAATCCTTGTAATTCATCACTGCAGTTGAATAGAAACAAAATTACGGTGCATTACTCGTGAACACCTTCAATGAAATTGTATAAAAGTTCTTAAACTAGAAATAATTTCGTACACCGCACGAAAAGTTCGACTAGAATTTTCGCACAGTTTGGTACAGGGGCATATTAGTTGTATATAAGTGAACGGTAGAGCACGTATAGGTAGTGATACccctatacatgtatatatagatatgtaaGCATCCGTATCTCTCACGTATTAAAGAAGATAATATTCCTAATGCTTATCTCCGCTGCCATGACGACGCcctaatttttaataaaatccctgCATGCTGTCAAACGTGGCATTGAAGGATCGAAGCTCTCATTATTTACGTAGAATATCCGCTTCGCCAATTTTACGTTTACTTTTCTCCTTAGCATCAAAGTATCACTATAAGATAGGAAATTGTTGCGTCTGTAGCAAAACTAATTATTTGAACATCATCGTTCATCTTTTCAGACAAACTTTGCGCTACTTCAGCTATCAATCCAGTTACTTGTGTTTCACTCCAGAGAGGCGAAAGTCAAGTATCATGCGTTATTGTGGAGGACAGCTCGGAGTGTGCGATAAAATTAAACCGCGGAGAGGTTGATTTCGGGATTTTCACTGCCGAGGAAGCTTTGCTTGCTTATAACTTTTATCCATCGGATTCGCAAGTTATTGCTCAGTTGAAGCACCCGGAAAGAGTTAACGGTATTAATTATTGTCTTAAAAGACCACGTCggcatacttttttttccaaatcaagTGACGAGCTTATTCAATGTCCGTTACTTTCAGAAACCCACGAGTTCAAAACTGTAGCTGTTGTTCCGAGCAATTTCACTGCGGGGAACTTGGATAATCTGAAACAAGGCGGTTTCTGCCACCCGGGCTTCAGCAAGACGCAACTATGGAACGACAATATCCTCAAGTGGTTCGAAAAAAAGCTTTACAATCAGACCTGCGACTCAAGCCTAACAACCGCTGAGAATGAAGCTGCAAACCTGAAGAATTACTTTGGAAAAGCTTGCAGACCGGGAAATTGGGTTTCAGAGTCATCGCACGACGCAGCATTGAgtaatcatattttttcgtatttcgaatattctattttcaagCTCTCTTCGCTGCtggttcaaattttcactttaccgattatgattttattattaGAAAACTAACTGCAACGTTCCTCAATTCGTACCTCATTCATAATCACGCGACTGTGCGAAAAAGTTACATCGAGGGTACTGCAAAGAGCACCTATTATACATTCTACATTCTAATCAATTTGCGTTTTACTTCGACATTTCCAGAACAAAAATATCCAGAGCTCTGCGCAGCTTGCGACAATTCGACGGCTTGTCAATACGCCAACACCGATAACCATGGACATATTGGTGCGCTGAACTGTTTACTTGGAGGCAAAGGAAAGGTGGCCTACGTTGCCCTGAGTTACGTCCAGCAATACTTTGACGTACGTATTTTGAAGTCGTCGCTAAACACAAATAATCAAGGAACTATTCCATGCTCCCCTTATGGATTTTGATATATCAGGTTTATTCATGGATTCTAGATCAACAATCCCGTTTCGAGCACTAACG contains:
- the LOC124307447 gene encoding modular serine protease-like, with translation MLRVLLAISTCSVSSAYNAVKEVPEGPSSFVCVDGSEILLARVCDGKPDCHDVSDETRKLCRHVVCPISTFRCAYGACIPRGSRCDGIENCADGSDETRCNVAEICTDREFQCVDSPECIPLKDICNGYSDCRDGSDENATTCLGHPCPSHTYHCSYGGCVHQEVMCDGTKDCIDATDEDPATCRAMNCRGSECKGYKCSDQEFTCGSGGQCIPNNKVCDGSHQCRDGSDEDIERCSMHTCLPGFFRCSYGGCIPESKKCNFEQNCHDWSDEDEKICGVSLPEGACRLPPTKPGTHYRVSGCPDCRPGEVVAELTKLEYFCDIEGSLEGPGTVFCEDNEWTPSIPTCPTESGSITCPPLAAPGAVKRCEVKWGPREGWIPCDRYVPVGTQAFLECPIYYEPEAGASHATCLHDGTWSRKHLSCKPECGNRDLSVLPLIVNGWEASLSDHLPWHAALFSFENGKPSFFCGGTLIAERLVLTAGHCVWQSDVDLLKVVLCGFSSDFDGQGEDTQVFDVENIELQYSYQDREGNYGSDLAILVLKKPVVINSCVKPVCIDWTDANDVVQRDGAIGLVIGMGITENDTFGASLRMASVEIVSNEKCYQKQKRDFRKYITYTSFCAGWGNGTGVCNGDSGGGLFLPKPNSTRWEIHGVVSISPRRLGTSFCDPNYYTIFTKVSAYATWIKKYIDNTPVIGPSNLSDFPNHDTIG